In Paenibacillus stellifer, the DNA window GCACACTGCAACTCTGATGCTCCTGGCTTCTGTCGCGCTGGCTGGCTGCAGCAGCAATTCGGGCGGGAATGCCGCCGCAACGGAAGGCGCAGCCGCCAGTCCGGCAACCGCATCGGGCGAGAAGGTGAAGCTGACCATGGGCAGCTGGAGAACGGATGATAAGGAAGTCTACGATAAGATCATCGCGGCGTTCAACAAGCAGTATCCGAATATCGAAATCGACTTCAGTCCGACCAAAAGCACCGAGTACAACACTGTGCTGAATACGGCGCTCCAGACGGGCGGAGGCCCGGACATTATCCATCTTCGTCCTTATGCCGCAGGTATTGCGCTCGGCGACTCCGGATATGTTGAACCGATCAACGGCCTGAAGGGGCTGGATGCATTCTCCAAGGACGTGCTCGCCGCAGCTACAGGCAAGGACGGCAATATCTACGGTGTGCCGATGGGTCTTAATACGGTTGCCATTATGTACAATAAAGATATTTTCGCCAAGTACAATTTGCAGATCCCGAGCACCTGGAACGAACTGGTCGATACCGCCAAGAAGCTGAAAGAGAATAAAGTCACTCCGTTTGCCATGGGCACGAAGGATGGCTGGATTCTGTCCATCACACACAGCGCACTTGGACCGTCCGCGTATGGCGGCAGCGCTTTTGCGGAACAGCTCGTTAGCGGAGAGAAGAAATTTACCGATCCGGCTTATGTGAAATCTCTCCAGTTAATGAAGGATCTCTCCCCTTATTTCGCGGATAACTTCACAGGCGTGAGCTATGAAGATATGCGGACCCTGTTCGTCACAGGACAAGCCGCCATGTATATTATGGGCGATTTTGACGCAGGCGTCATCGAATCCCAGAACCCCGATTTGCACTTCGACGTATTCCCGGTTCCTCCGCAGAGCGCAGGCGGCAGCCCGACGGTAACGACCTATGTGGACGGCTCTTTTGGAGTCAACGCCAATTCCAAGCATAAAGAAGAAGCGAAGAAATTCCTGGAGTTCGCGGCGTCCCAAGAATTCGGCAATTTGTTCTCTAATGAAATGAAGCGCGTAAGTCCCGTTCCGGGAGTATCGGTCAGCGATCCGGTTGTAGCCAAATTTGCGGAATATGCCAACACCATCTCCACACCGTATGTCCTGCTGGCCAACTTCGGCGTAGGCAACCCGACCACGAAGGTCACAATGGAAAATGACATGCAGGCGTTGTTCTTCGACAAGATGACGGCTGAGAAGGTAGCGGAAGATATGCAGGCCAGCTCGGATAAGTGGAAGGCTTCTTCCAAGTAAGTTCGTTCGAATAAAGTACACTTCAATTCATGTAACAACGTAAATTCACTGATATACCCGGTGTCGGTTTCCGTTGAAACGCCGGGTATCCCTTTTTTAAGAAAGCCAAACGAGGTGAATGCACACTATGAACCAGCTCCCGTATACCCGCAGGAAGAGATGGACAATCCATTTGTTTCCGCTGCCGGCGCTTGCCATCTACCTGACTTTTATTATCTACCCGATCATCGCGGCCTTCTCCTACAGTCTGTACGATTGGTCAGGTATCCGGAAGCTTGATTTCATCGGGCTCTCCAATTTCGTCGACCTGTTCACAATGGAGCCGTTCAATACGATGTTCACCAACGCGCTGAAGCATAATCTGCTCTATTTTGCCTTGGAGATGATTGTCC includes these proteins:
- a CDS encoding ABC transporter substrate-binding protein; the encoded protein is MKRIFKHTATLMLLASVALAGCSSNSGGNAAATEGAAASPATASGEKVKLTMGSWRTDDKEVYDKIIAAFNKQYPNIEIDFSPTKSTEYNTVLNTALQTGGGPDIIHLRPYAAGIALGDSGYVEPINGLKGLDAFSKDVLAAATGKDGNIYGVPMGLNTVAIMYNKDIFAKYNLQIPSTWNELVDTAKKLKENKVTPFAMGTKDGWILSITHSALGPSAYGGSAFAEQLVSGEKKFTDPAYVKSLQLMKDLSPYFADNFTGVSYEDMRTLFVTGQAAMYIMGDFDAGVIESQNPDLHFDVFPVPPQSAGGSPTVTTYVDGSFGVNANSKHKEEAKKFLEFAASQEFGNLFSNEMKRVSPVPGVSVSDPVVAKFAEYANTISTPYVLLANFGVGNPTTKVTMENDMQALFFDKMTAEKVAEDMQASSDKWKASSK